One window of the Halorussus sp. MSC15.2 genome contains the following:
- a CDS encoding type IV pilin, which produces MDLKNALESFVGGDEERAVSPVIGVILMVAITVILAAVIGTFVLGLGDRVSQAQPTAQFTFDYANNASDQAGSTADYVNVTHDGGDGVESSQLKITVDDVTAWDENGIKGGNGFAEQSGWSGKLTAGSSISIYDDADAKIEDGQTVKVIWTASGSDKTAVIGESEVSF; this is translated from the coding sequence ATGGACCTGAAAAACGCCTTAGAATCGTTCGTTGGCGGTGACGAAGAGCGTGCCGTCTCACCGGTTATCGGCGTCATTCTGATGGTCGCAATCACCGTTATCCTCGCCGCCGTTATCGGTACGTTCGTTCTCGGTCTCGGTGACCGAGTGAGCCAGGCTCAACCCACTGCACAGTTCACATTTGATTACGCAAACAACGCAAGTGACCAAGCTGGTAGTACAGCTGACTACGTCAACGTCACCCACGATGGTGGAGATGGTGTCGAAAGTAGTCAATTGAAGATTACTGTGGATGACGTAACTGCGTGGGACGAAAACGGAATCAAGGGTGGAAATGGATTCGCCGAGCAGTCCGGATGGTCCGGAAAACTTACTGCAGGAAGTAGTATTTCAATCTACGACGATGCAGACGCCAAAATCGAAGACGGACAAACTGTGAAAGTTATCTGGACCGCTTCCGGTAGCGACAAGACGGCAGTCATCGGCGAGTCCGAAGTTAGCTTCTAA
- a CDS encoding DUF47 domain-containing protein, which translates to MTTARTDYATTVCALTETYLERVTDTTSALPDAVTAYETNPEAFEAAVERVATRESACDDALRELRTVVRDAMPPNYTEMYLRIDDVARLYAAIDAIPNRAERFVRELDAMGPTLADDLRATLREMAVLTVEASAILADVVTAYVESLVAEREAVRATESVEKLAELESECDELKHEALSVAFDMLPTAEALVVRELVSTLDTAMDAVEDAGDQLLFLSSGSV; encoded by the coding sequence ATGACGACCGCGAGGACCGACTACGCGACGACGGTCTGTGCGCTGACGGAGACGTACCTCGAACGAGTCACCGACACGACGTCGGCCCTTCCCGACGCCGTCACCGCTTACGAGACCAACCCGGAAGCGTTCGAAGCTGCCGTCGAGCGAGTCGCGACGCGGGAATCGGCCTGCGACGACGCGCTCCGAGAACTCCGGACCGTCGTCCGAGACGCGATGCCGCCGAACTACACGGAGATGTACCTCCGAATCGACGACGTGGCCCGACTCTACGCCGCTATCGACGCGATACCGAACCGCGCCGAGCGCTTCGTCCGAGAACTCGACGCGATGGGACCGACGCTGGCCGACGACCTCCGTGCGACGCTCCGCGAGATGGCGGTGCTGACCGTCGAGGCGTCGGCGATACTGGCGGACGTCGTGACGGCCTACGTCGAGAGTCTCGTCGCCGAGCGCGAGGCGGTCCGAGCGACGGAGTCCGTCGAGAAACTGGCCGAACTGGAGAGCGAGTGCGACGAACTGAAACACGAGGCCCTCTCGGTGGCGTTCGACATGCTCCCCACCGCCGAGGCGCTGGTGGTCAGGGAGTTAGTCTCGACGCTGGACACCGCGATGGACGCCGTGGAGGACGCCGGCGACCAACTGCTGTTTCTGAGTAGCGGAAGCGTTTGA
- a CDS encoding fibronectin type III domain-containing protein, giving the protein MVQWSDSFENESDGNDVPSGWTELNGADGLVANESSYDGSISYNLSAIDSLSHSQGADEFTPGFQTSTFSAGGYTTVRWAYREVSNGQGGVGCWATDSDGNISFAVGTTNPDVVYRDGGTEVQLASGNYEVWYPVEVTIDWGNSTYSVDWNNGGATATGIAFENSAASEITTLHVGAFGSDMNENLDNWQDDFYLGGALEAPSSLSTSQTQTGGETYSTWTDNSSQETGFNIYRSTSSGSSLSDYTLVDSVGADVAEYRDTGLSEDQTYYYRVTAATDATESQPSNEGSATTSVNAPSNIQQSIDSPTAATITFQDNSSVEAHHRLEKSVDGGAWAYVTDIPAGTTSYQATISKSADTFQWRLRAETSGGNKSTWATSATVSTNGSGLTSTVVSGTEVDLSWDSNRDADEYHVYRAEASSTSLSDYTRIATPTAGTTTYSDTRLENGEEYHWRVAPVYGGAEDEPSGDDVAITQLPAPTLDSLDASTEDQITVNYTLADNSTDGTVEICRSADGTLGSNIATISDLSQTSYTDTGIDDGEQYHYTVRRRTDHMSADSSQSSATTVLPAPALHSVSVSGDQFDLAITDNSDNEDKFVIHVAHDGGTWVEDKTVAAGTTSMSTTSLLDGEQYDVRVGARTEDAVSWSAAQTATTVLPDVSAPSLDNGIEDEIGVSWGDVIDNGDYRVEYRESSASTWTAHTTVSQSTTSTTITGLEDGEEYDVRLRAETEHVTGAWTATKSIVTNFPSPKNPSASLSSTNPRTAIDYSFTDNADNEDGVRVERQRKFDYGWGPWQVVEDLAPNTTSGTDDTCSPGNTYRYRFEAYTEDASNTSGATNSVTTDATSETREATGASGWTVEIEHPSGQTLRPRLLDDPRFTPALNDYPRVEIPVPRDEKWQAQAFEEASLSVWQDGQILPIDQLINVRMEEGRTVLEGRGGSELQDRVQAEYDDTPAHIAADNLITNQTSYTANVDNPASKTKGDTQMQSADTDSEFDSVISRTASDPYQNVNGGVEAYQSCWPIQSVDGSYTGDYYQDSTHFSSNAYDDKGEAIRLRGEGDYVEVTFTPDYDIPSSNIFVRLGNPNKIIDDGHAISVQIDGTEVFGTVKGFGLTNNMTWLDGSYSTTLSAGTQYTVRIGIVEKGTATDDVYVDILGAADDRFTYNYDNTIDSNYALAGPETYPDGAEVVFDGVETAYQVTGGKITADYNRVSGNQAVAIRNDTAGSWSSSSNTESFSTPFESVGTAIQWRGTVGRDGSRSGVTPTQGFQSQRIESFTLYADLEDTPILDGQKHDGELRKVLNQIADYGNFIWELQRNQNGWRVEWTEPGQRTATGDDSLISYSVTKKSGSQYDKAVIKGAAQPVQSEEFSAPSFDTWVNLAKSGFVPGTDIVRNPSTGTVYTVQEDYKLDRQNGQIKLVSGSNGGSTSTDTTYEIDYKFKTEGSYTASSAGSDPNTVVRTVSGLTTNQACKNAALYLVQRVQEPLWEATVTVPKTEASRSLVDDLLLEDLPTQGERMEVQEIEQTPKQVMLKLGSRQSLGETINDLQSRLSSVSDRV; this is encoded by the coding sequence ATGGTTCAGTGGAGCGATAGCTTCGAGAACGAATCAGACGGTAACGACGTCCCCAGCGGCTGGACTGAACTAAACGGCGCGGACGGCCTCGTCGCTAATGAAAGCTCCTACGACGGCTCCATCTCCTACAACCTGAGCGCTATCGACAGTTTGAGCCATTCACAAGGCGCGGATGAATTCACGCCCGGGTTTCAGACGTCGACGTTCTCAGCAGGCGGCTACACGACAGTCCGGTGGGCGTACCGGGAAGTCTCGAACGGCCAGGGCGGCGTCGGCTGCTGGGCGACCGACAGCGACGGCAACATCTCATTCGCAGTTGGGACGACAAACCCAGACGTAGTCTACCGCGACGGCGGGACGGAGGTCCAGCTCGCATCCGGCAATTACGAAGTCTGGTATCCGGTTGAAGTTACTATCGACTGGGGCAATTCGACGTACAGCGTCGATTGGAACAACGGCGGCGCGACCGCCACCGGCATCGCGTTTGAGAACAGTGCCGCGTCAGAAATCACGACGCTTCATGTTGGGGCGTTCGGCTCCGACATGAACGAGAATCTGGACAACTGGCAGGACGATTTCTATCTTGGAGGGGCGCTGGAGGCGCCCAGTAGTCTGTCCACATCGCAGACTCAGACCGGCGGGGAGACCTACTCGACGTGGACGGACAACTCCAGTCAAGAGACGGGGTTCAATATCTATCGGAGTACGTCGTCTGGGTCGAGTCTCTCGGACTACACGCTCGTCGACAGCGTCGGCGCGGACGTGGCTGAATACAGGGACACTGGCTTGTCGGAGGACCAGACGTACTATTACCGGGTGACGGCGGCTACTGACGCGACTGAGTCCCAGCCGTCGAACGAGGGGTCCGCGACGACCAGCGTCAATGCTCCATCGAACATCCAACAGTCCATCGACTCCCCGACCGCGGCCACCATCACGTTCCAGGATAACTCCAGCGTTGAGGCTCACCACCGGCTGGAGAAGTCCGTCGACGGTGGCGCATGGGCCTACGTCACCGACATCCCCGCAGGGACGACGAGCTACCAGGCCACGATATCGAAGTCTGCGGACACCTTCCAGTGGCGTCTCCGCGCTGAAACCTCCGGTGGCAACAAGTCGACGTGGGCGACCTCCGCCACGGTCTCGACCAACGGGTCCGGCCTCACCTCGACGGTGGTCTCCGGGACTGAAGTCGACCTCTCGTGGGATTCGAACCGCGACGCAGACGAGTACCACGTCTACCGCGCTGAAGCGTCGAGCACGTCTCTGTCCGACTACACCCGCATAGCGACGCCCACCGCTGGCACCACGACGTACTCGGACACGCGCTTGGAGAACGGCGAAGAGTACCACTGGCGGGTCGCACCCGTATATGGCGGCGCTGAGGACGAGCCTTCGGGTGACGACGTCGCCATCACCCAACTCCCCGCGCCCACGCTAGACTCGCTCGACGCCAGCACCGAAGACCAAATCACGGTCAACTATACTCTTGCCGACAACTCGACGGATGGTACTGTGGAGATTTGTCGGTCGGCGGATGGCACCCTCGGGTCGAACATCGCCACCATCTCCGACCTCTCGCAAACGAGCTACACCGACACCGGCATCGACGACGGCGAGCAATACCACTACACGGTTCGGCGGCGGACCGACCACATGTCGGCGGACTCCAGCCAATCGTCCGCGACGACGGTCTTGCCCGCGCCGGCGCTCCACAGCGTCTCGGTGAGCGGCGACCAGTTCGACCTCGCTATCACGGACAACTCGGACAACGAGGACAAGTTCGTCATCCACGTCGCTCACGACGGCGGCACGTGGGTCGAGGACAAGACCGTCGCCGCTGGAACGACTTCGATGAGTACCACCAGCCTACTCGACGGCGAACAGTACGACGTCCGCGTCGGTGCACGAACTGAGGACGCGGTCTCTTGGTCGGCAGCTCAGACGGCGACGACCGTCCTGCCGGACGTCTCCGCGCCATCGCTGGATAACGGTATCGAAGACGAAATCGGCGTGTCCTGGGGCGACGTCATCGACAACGGTGACTACCGCGTCGAGTATCGGGAGTCCTCGGCGTCGACGTGGACCGCGCACACGACAGTCTCGCAGTCCACGACATCCACGACCATCACCGGCCTCGAAGATGGCGAAGAGTACGACGTCAGGCTCAGAGCTGAAACCGAGCACGTTACGGGCGCTTGGACGGCCACAAAAAGCATCGTCACAAACTTCCCCTCGCCGAAAAATCCGTCAGCGTCGCTATCCTCGACGAACCCACGAACCGCTATCGACTACTCGTTCACAGATAACGCCGACAATGAAGACGGCGTCCGTGTCGAACGTCAACGGAAGTTCGACTACGGCTGGGGACCGTGGCAGGTCGTCGAGGACCTCGCTCCGAACACGACTTCAGGAACGGACGACACCTGCAGTCCGGGGAACACCTACCGCTACCGGTTCGAGGCCTACACGGAAGACGCCTCAAACACGAGCGGGGCAACGAATTCGGTAACGACCGACGCCACCTCAGAGACGCGTGAGGCGACAGGGGCGTCAGGATGGACCGTCGAAATCGAGCACCCGAGTGGGCAGACGCTTCGGCCCCGACTTCTCGACGACCCCCGGTTCACGCCCGCCCTGAACGACTATCCGCGGGTGGAGATTCCCGTCCCTCGTGACGAGAAGTGGCAGGCGCAAGCGTTCGAGGAGGCCTCCCTGAGTGTGTGGCAGGACGGCCAGATTCTCCCCATCGACCAACTCATCAACGTCCGGATGGAGGAGGGGCGGACTGTCCTTGAAGGTAGGGGCGGGAGTGAGCTTCAGGACCGCGTGCAGGCTGAATACGACGATACTCCGGCCCACATTGCTGCCGATAACCTAATTACGAATCAGACGAGTTACACCGCGAACGTCGATAATCCAGCATCGAAAACAAAAGGGGATACGCAGATGCAGTCCGCAGATACTGACAGTGAGTTCGACTCGGTAATCTCTCGGACGGCGTCTGACCCCTATCAGAATGTGAACGGCGGCGTCGAGGCCTACCAGTCATGCTGGCCTATTCAGAGTGTTGATGGATCATACACTGGAGATTACTACCAGGACTCGACTCATTTCTCTAGCAATGCGTACGACGACAAGGGCGAGGCAATCAGACTCCGCGGGGAAGGTGACTACGTCGAAGTTACGTTTACCCCCGATTACGACATCCCGTCGTCTAACATCTTCGTACGTCTCGGCAATCCGAATAAAATCATCGACGATGGACACGCAATATCGGTCCAAATCGACGGTACGGAGGTCTTCGGTACCGTAAAGGGCTTCGGATTAACCAACAACATGACGTGGCTCGACGGGTCGTACTCCACGACGCTCTCCGCCGGGACCCAATATACAGTCAGAATTGGAATCGTGGAAAAGGGGACGGCGACCGACGACGTGTATGTCGATATTCTCGGCGCAGCCGACGATCGTTTCACGTACAATTACGACAACACCATAGACAGCAACTACGCACTCGCCGGGCCGGAAACGTATCCGGATGGGGCGGAAGTTGTGTTCGACGGAGTCGAGACTGCCTACCAAGTAACGGGCGGTAAAATTACTGCCGACTACAATCGTGTTTCTGGGAATCAAGCAGTTGCGATTCGGAACGATACGGCCGGGTCGTGGTCGTCGAGTTCGAACACGGAGTCGTTTTCGACGCCGTTCGAGTCGGTTGGCACTGCGATACAGTGGCGGGGGACGGTCGGCCGGGACGGTAGCCGGTCGGGCGTGACACCGACACAGGGATTCCAGTCACAACGAATCGAGTCGTTCACCCTCTATGCGGACTTAGAGGATACGCCGATACTGGACGGTCAGAAGCACGATGGTGAACTCCGCAAAGTGTTGAATCAGATTGCGGACTACGGGAACTTCATCTGGGAACTCCAGCGCAATCAGAACGGGTGGCGGGTAGAGTGGACCGAACCCGGACAGCGGACGGCAACTGGTGATGACAGCTTAATTTCGTACTCAGTGACGAAAAAATCTGGCAGTCAGTACGACAAAGCGGTTATCAAGGGTGCTGCCCAACCCGTCCAGAGCGAGGAGTTCAGTGCGCCGAGTTTCGATACGTGGGTCAATCTCGCAAAATCCGGGTTCGTTCCAGGAACGGATATCGTTCGAAATCCGTCGACGGGGACGGTCTACACGGTTCAAGAGGACTACAAACTGGACCGCCAGAACGGCCAAATCAAACTCGTGTCGGGTTCGAACGGCGGGAGTACGAGTACGGACACGACGTACGAAATCGACTACAAGTTTAAAACAGAAGGGTCGTATACGGCGTCCTCCGCCGGTTCGGACCCGAACACGGTCGTACGAACTGTGTCTGGGTTGACGACGAATCAGGCGTGCAAGAACGCGGCACTCTACCTCGTCCAGCGAGTTCAAGAACCGTTGTGGGAGGCGACAGTGACGGTGCCGAAAACCGAGGCTAGCCGGTCGCTCGTCGACGACCTCCTACTTGAGGACTTGCCAACGCAAGGAGAGCGGATGGAGGTTCAGGAAATCGAGCAGACGCCCAAACAGGTGATGTTGAAGTTGGGAAGTCGGCAGTCGCTGGGTGAGACCATCAACGACCTGCAATCCCGACTCTCCAGCGTGAGCGACCGCGTGTAA